The following coding sequences are from one Polyangia bacterium window:
- a CDS encoding CPBP family intramembrane glutamic endopeptidase yields MTVVAEARPGLTEPLLAFAGATLLAALLAQGASSVPFLRDNLHVAIAVIFFYAPQVAARLSRRPFDYGQAGLRLDPLGLNAKVLGAALALTFPLFLLGFFWFYGVVCGPHGALFARWFGGLCARWHGTGGGVLTLPPSFLLLALNQLVVVAIPEELFFRGYLQGRLEERWPARRKLFGAPVGAALLVSSLLFALGHVVVVPNPQRLAVFFPALVFGWMRARTGSIAAGAAFHALCNLFSDGLHTSFFH; encoded by the coding sequence ATGACCGTCGTGGCGGAAGCGCGTCCCGGACTTACTGAACCCCTGCTGGCCTTCGCCGGCGCGACGCTGCTGGCTGCGCTGCTGGCGCAGGGGGCTTCGTCGGTCCCGTTTCTGCGCGACAACCTGCACGTGGCCATTGCGGTGATTTTTTTCTACGCCCCGCAAGTGGCGGCGCGGTTGTCGCGGCGCCCGTTCGATTACGGCCAGGCCGGCCTGCGCCTGGATCCGCTGGGGCTGAACGCCAAGGTTCTGGGCGCCGCTCTGGCGCTGACATTCCCGCTTTTTCTGCTGGGATTCTTCTGGTTTTACGGCGTTGTCTGCGGGCCGCACGGCGCGCTGTTCGCGCGTTGGTTCGGGGGCCTGTGCGCGCGCTGGCACGGCACCGGCGGCGGCGTGCTGACCTTGCCGCCCAGCTTTCTTTTGCTGGCCTTAAACCAGCTGGTGGTGGTGGCCATCCCGGAAGAGCTTTTCTTTCGTGGTTACCTGCAAGGACGCCTGGAAGAGCGCTGGCCGGCTCGGCGAAAATTGTTCGGTGCGCCGGTGGGCGCGGCATTGCTCGTTTCCAGCCTGCTGTTCGCCCTCGGTCACGTGGTGGTGGTGCCGAACCCGCAGCGGCTGGCGGTTTTTTTTCCCGCCCTGGTCTTCGGCTGGATGCGCGCCCGCACGGGATCGATCGCCGCCGGCGCCGCATTTCACGCCCTGTGCAACCTGTTCTCCGACGGGCTGCACACCTCGTTTTTTCACTAG